A single region of the Streptomyces sp. NBC_01262 genome encodes:
- a CDS encoding dihydroorotase, protein MSTTKILIRGAKILGGEPQDVLIDGETIAAVTPSDIALAGGGGLEAGDAAVVEAGGKILLPGLVDLHTHLREPGREDSETVLTGTRAAAVGGYTAVHAMANTFPVADTAGVVEQVWRLGRESGYCDVQPVGAVTVGLEGKQLAELGAMADSAAGVRVFSDDGKCVDDAVIMRRALEYVKAFDGVVAQHAQEPRLTEGAQMNEGVVSGELGLRGWPAVAEESIIARDVLLAAHVGSRVHICHLSTAGSVEIVRWAKSKGWDVTAEVTPHHLLLTDELVRSYDPVYKVNPPLRTEADVMALREALADGTIDCVATDHAPHPHEDKDCEWAAAAMGMVGLETALSVVQHTMVDTGLLDWAGVADRMSWRPAAIGRLAGHGRPVSAGEPANLTLVDPAYRGVVNPAGFASRSRNTPYVGIELPGQVIATFLRGKATVMDGKLT, encoded by the coding sequence GTGAGCACCACCAAGATCCTGATCCGGGGCGCGAAGATCCTCGGCGGCGAGCCGCAGGACGTACTGATCGACGGCGAGACCATCGCCGCCGTCACTCCATCCGATATCGCCCTGGCGGGCGGTGGCGGCCTGGAGGCCGGGGACGCCGCTGTCGTCGAGGCCGGCGGAAAGATCCTGCTGCCGGGCCTGGTCGACCTCCACACCCACCTGCGCGAGCCGGGCCGCGAGGACTCCGAGACGGTCCTGACCGGCACGCGCGCGGCGGCCGTCGGCGGCTACACGGCCGTGCACGCAATGGCGAACACCTTCCCGGTCGCCGACACCGCCGGCGTCGTCGAGCAGGTCTGGCGGCTCGGCAGGGAGTCCGGCTACTGCGACGTGCAGCCGGTCGGCGCCGTCACCGTGGGCCTGGAGGGCAAGCAGCTCGCCGAGCTGGGCGCCATGGCCGACTCGGCCGCCGGGGTGCGGGTCTTCTCGGACGACGGCAAGTGCGTGGACGACGCCGTGATCATGCGCCGGGCGCTGGAGTACGTGAAGGCCTTCGACGGGGTCGTCGCGCAGCACGCGCAGGAGCCGCGGCTGACCGAGGGCGCGCAGATGAACGAGGGCGTGGTCTCCGGCGAGCTGGGGCTGCGCGGCTGGCCGGCGGTGGCCGAGGAGTCGATCATCGCCCGCGATGTCCTGCTCGCCGCGCATGTCGGCTCGCGCGTGCACATCTGCCACCTGTCGACCGCCGGGTCGGTGGAGATCGTCCGCTGGGCCAAGTCCAAGGGCTGGGACGTGACCGCCGAGGTCACCCCCCACCACCTGCTGCTCACCGACGAGCTGGTGCGCTCCTACGACCCGGTCTACAAGGTGAACCCGCCGCTGCGCACCGAGGCCGACGTCATGGCCCTGCGCGAGGCGCTGGCCGACGGCACGATCGACTGCGTCGCCACCGACCACGCCCCGCACCCGCACGAGGACAAGGACTGCGAGTGGGCTGCGGCCGCCATGGGCATGGTGGGCCTGGAGACGGCGCTGTCGGTGGTCCAGCACACGATGGTCGACACCGGCCTGCTGGACTGGGCGGGCGTCGCCGACCGCATGTCGTGGCGCCCGGCCGCCATCGGCCGCCTCGCAGGGCACGGCCGGCCCGTCTCGGCTGGTGAGCCCGCCAACCTCACCCTGGTCGATCCGGCATACCGTGGAGTGGTGAATCCCGCGGGCTTCGCCTCCCGCAGCCGCAACACCCCGTACGTGGGCATCGAGCTGCCGGGCCAGGTGATCGCCACGTTCCTGCGGGGCAAGGCGACGGTCATGGACGGGAAGCTCACGTGA
- a CDS encoding aminopeptidase P family protein, giving the protein MSEVHAARRERLRDRATAAGAEAALVSRPANVRYLTGCAPPGAVLLLGPGAQDVLVHSRTPSGDAAEGQIPDDVRAVVLPAPDGDPVVAAAGLARERKALALAVEEHHLTVTRHRAIASVVPGVRLSDLGGAVEQLRLVKDEQEISSLRIAAEIADQALGELLESILVGRTERHLALELERRLVDHGADGPAFPTYVGTGPHSGAAHHVPTDRRVEEGDFLTVCLGACYRGYRCEVGRTFVIGTTPADWQIELYELVFAAQRAGREALAPGVACRDVDRAARQPLASAGYGDALGETSGHGVGLEIGEDPRLSPSAMGKLDACVPVTVEPGVHIPGRGGVRIDDTLVVRPTADGGPELLTITTKELLAL; this is encoded by the coding sequence ATGTCCGAGGTGCACGCTGCCCGCAGGGAACGGCTCCGCGACCGCGCTACGGCAGCCGGGGCCGAGGCGGCGCTGGTGTCGCGCCCGGCCAATGTCCGGTATCTGACCGGCTGCGCGCCGCCCGGCGCGGTGCTGCTGCTCGGCCCGGGGGCCCAGGATGTGCTGGTGCACAGCCGCACGCCCTCCGGGGACGCCGCCGAGGGCCAGATCCCGGACGACGTACGGGCCGTGGTGCTGCCCGCGCCGGACGGCGACCCGGTGGTGGCCGCCGCGGGCCTGGCCCGGGAGCGCAAGGCGCTGGCGCTCGCGGTGGAGGAGCACCATCTGACCGTGACCCGGCACCGGGCCATCGCGTCGGTCGTGCCGGGGGTGCGGCTGAGCGACCTGGGCGGGGCCGTGGAGCAGTTGCGGCTGGTCAAGGACGAGCAGGAGATCTCCTCCCTTCGCATCGCCGCCGAGATCGCCGACCAGGCCCTGGGCGAGCTGCTCGAATCGATCCTGGTCGGCCGCACCGAGCGCCACCTCGCCCTGGAACTGGAGCGCCGCCTGGTCGACCACGGCGCGGACGGCCCCGCCTTCCCCACCTACGTAGGCACCGGACCGCACTCCGGCGCCGCGCACCACGTGCCGACCGACCGCCGGGTCGAGGAGGGCGACTTCCTCACCGTCTGCCTGGGCGCCTGCTACCGCGGTTACCGCTGCGAGGTGGGCCGTACCTTCGTCATCGGGACGACTCCCGCCGACTGGCAGATCGAGCTGTACGAACTGGTCTTCGCCGCCCAGCGGGCCGGCCGGGAGGCACTCGCGCCCGGTGTGGCCTGCCGTGATGTCGACCGGGCCGCCCGCCAGCCGCTGGCCTCCGCAGGGTACGGCGACGCCCTGGGGGAGACCTCCGGACACGGTGTGGGCCTGGAGATCGGCGAGGACCCTCGGCTGTCGCCCTCGGCCATGGGTAAACTGGACGCTTGCGTGCCGGTCACCGTCGAACCGGGGGTCCACATCCCGGGCCGAGGCGGTGTCCGCATCGACGACACACTCGTCGTACGTCCTACGGCGGACGGCGGGCCAGAGCTACTCACCATCACGACCAAGGAGCTCCTCGCCCTCTAA
- the pyrR gene encoding bifunctional pyr operon transcriptional regulator/uracil phosphoribosyltransferase PyrR — translation MADSTAASPTPARPVLEAPDIARVLTRIAHEIVERAKGADDVVLLGIPTRGVFLARRLADKLAEITGRKVPVGSLDITMYRDDLRLGPVRALATTDIPGDGVDGRLVVLVDDVLFSGRTIRAALDALGDIGRPRAVQLAVLVDRGHRELPIRADYVGKNIPTSLRETVKVQLTEEDGRDTVLLGSRDQ, via the coding sequence ATGGCCGACAGCACCGCAGCATCACCGACACCGGCACGCCCCGTCCTGGAGGCGCCGGACATCGCGCGGGTCCTCACCCGCATCGCCCACGAGATCGTCGAACGCGCCAAGGGCGCCGACGACGTGGTGCTCCTGGGCATTCCGACGCGTGGCGTCTTCCTCGCCCGCCGGCTCGCCGACAAACTCGCCGAGATCACCGGACGCAAGGTTCCGGTCGGCTCCCTCGACATCACCATGTACCGCGACGACCTGCGGCTCGGCCCGGTGCGCGCGCTCGCCACCACCGACATCCCGGGTGACGGGGTGGACGGCCGGCTGGTCGTCCTCGTGGACGACGTGCTCTTCTCGGGCCGCACGATCCGGGCCGCCCTCGACGCGCTGGGCGACATCGGCCGCCCGCGCGCGGTGCAGCTCGCGGTCCTGGTCGACCGCGGTCACCGCGAACTGCCGATCCGGGCCGACTACGTCGGCAAGAACATCCCCACCTCGTTGCGCGAGACGGTGAAGGTTCAGCTGACCGAGGAGGACGGCCGCGACACCGTCCTGCTGGGCTCCCGCGACCAGTAG
- the nusB gene encoding transcription antitermination factor NusB, whose protein sequence is MAARNKARKRAFQILFEAEQRGVGPKTAMADWIRLARTDDRQPPVSEYTMQLVEGYAAHAARIDELLSTYSIGWTLDRMPVVDRNVLRLGAYELIWEDDVPDAVALDEAVQLAKEFSTDESPAFVNGLLARLKDLKPSLRRE, encoded by the coding sequence GTGGCCGCTCGCAACAAGGCCCGCAAGCGTGCCTTCCAGATCCTCTTCGAGGCGGAACAGCGGGGTGTCGGCCCCAAGACCGCCATGGCGGACTGGATACGGCTTGCCCGGACCGACGACCGGCAGCCGCCGGTCTCCGAGTACACGATGCAGCTCGTCGAGGGGTATGCCGCGCACGCGGCCCGCATCGACGAACTGCTCTCCACGTACTCCATCGGCTGGACCCTCGACCGCATGCCGGTCGTCGACCGCAACGTCCTGCGCCTGGGCGCGTACGAGCTCATCTGGGAGGACGACGTCCCCGACGCCGTCGCCCTCGACGAGGCCGTCCAGCTCGCCAAGGAGTTCTCCACCGACGAGTCCCCGGCCTTCGTCAACGGCCTCCTGGCCCGTCTGAAGGACCTCAAGCCGAGCCTGCGGCGCGAGTAG
- a CDS encoding PH-like domain-containing protein: protein MTPLVFIAEAKESAQVTDWSDRIGWIVGLLLFITLLYWLMRQGWKWRGTLQSGLPELPPAPEEPGEPKLTLSGRYHGSTTAGQWLDRIVAHGLGTRSRVELTLTDAGLDVVRPGATDFFVPAEQLRGARLDKGIAGKVLTEGGLLVVTWAHGDKLIDSGFRSDRSAEHADWVEAINTLNISTEGAAR from the coding sequence GTGACACCTCTGGTTTTCATCGCTGAGGCGAAGGAGTCGGCGCAGGTCACCGACTGGTCCGACCGAATCGGCTGGATCGTCGGCCTGCTGCTCTTCATCACCCTCCTGTACTGGCTGATGCGCCAGGGCTGGAAGTGGCGCGGCACCCTCCAGAGCGGCCTGCCCGAGCTGCCCCCGGCGCCGGAGGAGCCCGGTGAGCCGAAGCTGACGCTCAGCGGCCGCTACCACGGCTCCACCACGGCCGGGCAGTGGCTGGACCGCATCGTCGCCCACGGTCTGGGCACCCGCAGCCGCGTCGAGCTCACCCTCACCGACGCCGGCCTGGACGTCGTACGCCCCGGGGCCACCGACTTCTTCGTCCCCGCCGAGCAGCTGCGCGGCGCACGCCTCGACAAGGGCATCGCCGGCAAGGTCCTCACCGAGGGCGGCCTGCTGGTCGTCACCTGGGCCCACGGCGACAAGCTGATCGACTCCGGTTTCCGCTCCGACCGGTCGGCCGAGCACGCCGACTGGGTCGAAGCCATCAACACCCTGAACATCTCGACGGAAGGCGCCGCACGATGA
- the carB gene encoding carbamoyl-phosphate synthase large subunit translates to MPKRTDIQSVLVIGSGPIVIGQAAEFDYSGTQACRVLKSEGLRVILVNSNPATIMTDPEIADATYVEPITPEYVEKIIAKERPDALLPTLGGQTALNTAISMHEQGVLEKYGVELIGANVEAINKGEDRDLFKGVVEAVNAKIGHGESARSVICHTMDDVIAGVDTLGGYPVVVRPSFTMGGAGSGFAHNEDELRRIAGQGLTLSPTTEVLLEESILGWKEYELELMRDKADNVVVVCSIENFDPMGVHTGDSITVAPAMTLTDREYQRLRDIGIAIIREVGVDTGGCNIQFAINPDDGRVIVIEMNPRVSRSSALASKATGFPIAKIAARLAVGYTLDEIPNDITEKTPTSFEPSLDYVVVKVPRFAFEKFPAADATLTTTMKSVGEAMAIGRNFTEALQKALRSLEKKGSQFAFTGDPGDKAELLTTAQVPTDGRINTVMQAIRAGATPDEVFEATKIDPWFVDQLFLIKETADELAAADRLVPELLADAKRHGFSDAQIGGIRGLREDVVREVRHALGVRPVYKTVDTCAAEFAANTPYFYSSYDEESEVAPRTKPAVIILGSGPNRIGQGIEFDYSCVHASFALSDAGYETVMVNCNPETVSTDYDTSDRLYFEPLTLEDVLEIVHAETLAGPVAGVIVQLGGQTPLGLAQALKDNGVPVVGTSPEAIHLAEDRGAFGRVLAKAGLPAPKHGTATTFDEAKAIADEIGYPVLVRPSYVLGGRGMEIVYDEIRLASYIAESTEISPDRPVLVDRFLDDAIEIDVDALYDGHELYLGGVMEHIEEAGIHSGDSACALPPITLGGHDIKRLRASTEAIAAGVGVQGLINIQFALAGDILYVLEANPRASRTVPFTSKATAVPLAKAAARISLGATIAELRAEGLLPATGDGGTLPFDAPISVKEAVLPWSRFRDVQGRGVDTILGPEMRSTGEVMGIDSVFGTAYAKSQAAAYGALPTKGRAFISVANRDKRALIFPARALVEHGFELLATSGTAEVLRRNGIHATVVRKLSEGPGPQGEPTIVQLVHNGDVDLIVNTPFGTGGRLDGYEIRTAAVARGVPCLTTVQALAAAVQGIDALNRGDVGVRSLQEHARRLTEAREG, encoded by the coding sequence GTGCCTAAGCGCACCGATATCCAGTCCGTCCTGGTCATCGGCTCCGGCCCGATCGTCATCGGCCAGGCCGCCGAGTTCGACTACTCCGGCACCCAGGCCTGCCGTGTCCTCAAATCCGAGGGCCTGCGGGTCATCCTGGTCAACTCCAACCCCGCCACGATCATGACCGACCCGGAGATCGCCGACGCCACCTACGTCGAGCCGATCACCCCGGAGTACGTCGAGAAGATCATCGCCAAGGAGCGCCCGGACGCGCTCCTGCCCACCCTGGGCGGGCAGACGGCCCTGAACACCGCGATCTCCATGCACGAGCAGGGAGTGCTGGAGAAGTACGGCGTCGAGCTGATCGGCGCCAACGTCGAGGCGATCAACAAGGGCGAGGACCGGGACCTCTTCAAGGGCGTCGTCGAGGCCGTCAACGCCAAGATCGGGCACGGCGAATCCGCCCGCTCGGTGATCTGCCACACCATGGACGACGTCATCGCCGGCGTCGACACCCTCGGCGGCTACCCGGTCGTCGTACGCCCCTCCTTCACCATGGGCGGCGCCGGATCCGGCTTCGCGCACAACGAGGACGAGCTGCGCCGCATCGCCGGCCAGGGCCTGACGCTCTCGCCGACCACCGAGGTGCTCCTTGAGGAGTCCATCCTCGGCTGGAAGGAGTACGAGCTGGAGCTGATGCGCGACAAGGCCGACAACGTCGTGGTCGTGTGCTCCATCGAGAACTTCGACCCGATGGGCGTGCACACCGGCGACTCGATCACGGTCGCGCCCGCGATGACCCTGACCGACCGCGAGTACCAGCGGCTGCGCGACATCGGCATCGCGATCATCCGCGAGGTCGGCGTCGACACCGGCGGCTGCAACATCCAGTTCGCGATCAACCCGGACGACGGCCGCGTCATCGTCATCGAGATGAACCCCCGGGTCTCGCGGTCCTCCGCGCTGGCATCCAAGGCCACGGGCTTCCCGATCGCCAAGATCGCCGCCCGCCTCGCCGTCGGCTACACCCTGGATGAGATCCCCAACGACATCACCGAGAAGACCCCGACCTCCTTCGAGCCGAGTCTCGACTACGTCGTGGTGAAGGTCCCGCGCTTCGCCTTCGAGAAGTTCCCGGCCGCCGACGCCACGCTGACCACCACCATGAAGTCGGTCGGCGAGGCGATGGCGATCGGCCGCAACTTCACCGAGGCCCTGCAGAAGGCGCTGCGCTCGCTGGAGAAGAAGGGCAGCCAGTTCGCCTTCACCGGTGACCCCGGTGACAAGGCGGAGCTGCTCACCACGGCCCAGGTCCCCACCGACGGCCGGATCAACACCGTCATGCAGGCGATTCGCGCCGGGGCCACCCCGGACGAGGTCTTCGAGGCCACCAAGATCGACCCCTGGTTCGTCGACCAGCTCTTCCTGATCAAGGAGACCGCCGACGAGCTGGCCGCCGCCGACCGCCTGGTCCCCGAGCTGCTGGCCGATGCCAAGCGCCACGGCTTCTCCGACGCCCAGATCGGCGGCATCCGCGGCCTGCGCGAGGACGTCGTCCGCGAGGTCCGGCACGCGCTCGGGGTGCGCCCGGTCTACAAGACGGTCGACACCTGCGCCGCCGAGTTCGCCGCCAACACCCCGTACTTCTACTCCTCCTACGACGAGGAGAGCGAGGTCGCCCCGCGGACCAAGCCCGCCGTGATCATCCTCGGCTCGGGCCCCAACCGCATCGGCCAGGGCATCGAGTTCGACTACTCGTGCGTCCACGCCTCCTTCGCGCTCAGCGACGCGGGCTACGAGACCGTGATGGTCAACTGCAACCCCGAGACCGTCTCCACCGACTACGACACCTCCGACCGGCTCTACTTCGAGCCGCTCACCCTGGAGGACGTCCTGGAGATCGTCCACGCCGAGACCCTCGCGGGCCCCGTCGCGGGCGTCATCGTCCAGCTCGGCGGCCAGACCCCGCTGGGCCTGGCCCAGGCACTCAAGGACAACGGCGTCCCCGTCGTCGGCACCTCGCCCGAGGCCATCCACCTCGCCGAGGACCGTGGCGCCTTCGGCCGCGTCCTCGCCAAGGCCGGCCTCCCGGCCCCCAAGCACGGCACCGCCACCACCTTCGACGAGGCCAAGGCCATCGCCGACGAGATCGGCTACCCGGTGCTGGTGCGGCCCTCGTACGTGCTGGGCGGGCGCGGCATGGAGATCGTCTACGACGAGATCCGGCTCGCCTCCTACATCGCCGAGTCCACCGAGATCAGCCCCGACCGCCCGGTCCTGGTCGACCGCTTCCTCGACGACGCCATCGAGATCGACGTCGACGCCCTCTACGACGGCCACGAGCTCTACCTCGGCGGCGTCATGGAGCACATCGAGGAAGCCGGCATCCACTCCGGCGACTCCGCCTGCGCCCTGCCCCCGATCACCCTGGGCGGGCACGACATCAAGCGGCTGCGCGCCTCCACCGAGGCCATCGCCGCCGGCGTCGGCGTCCAGGGCCTCATCAACATCCAGTTCGCCCTGGCCGGGGACATCCTCTACGTCCTCGAAGCCAACCCGCGCGCCTCGCGCACCGTCCCCTTCACGTCGAAGGCGACGGCCGTCCCGCTCGCCAAGGCCGCCGCCCGCATCTCGCTCGGCGCCACCATCGCCGAACTGCGCGCCGAGGGCCTGCTCCCGGCCACCGGCGACGGCGGCACGCTGCCGTTCGACGCGCCGATCTCCGTCAAGGAGGCCGTCCTCCCCTGGTCCCGCTTCCGGGATGTCCAGGGGCGCGGCGTCGACACCATCCTCGGCCCGGAGATGCGCTCCACCGGCGAGGTCATGGGCATCGACTCCGTCTTCGGCACCGCCTACGCCAAGTCCCAGGCCGCGGCCTACGGGGCGCTGCCCACCAAGGGCCGCGCCTTCATCTCCGTCGCCAACCGCGACAAGCGCGCCCTGATCTTCCCCGCGCGGGCTCTCGTCGAGCACGGCTTCGAGCTCCTCGCCACCTCCGGCACCGCCGAGGTCCTGCGGCGCAACGGCATCCACGCCACGGTCGTCCGCAAGCTCAGCGAGGGCCCCGGGCCGCAGGGCGAGCCCACCATCGTCCAGCTCGTCCACAACGGCGACGTCGACCTCATCGTCAACACGCCCTTCGGCACGGGCGGGCGCCTCGACGGCTACGAGATCCGCACGGCGGCCGTCGCACGGGGCGTTCCGTGCCTGACGACGGTGCAGGCGCTGGCGGCGGCCGTGCAGGGTATCGACGCGCTCAACCGGGGCGATGTGGGTGTGCGGTCGTTGCAGGAGCACGCGCGGCGGCTGACCGAGGCCCGCGAGGGCTGA
- a CDS encoding aspartate carbamoyltransferase catalytic subunit — MKRHLISAADLTRDDAILVLDTAEEMARVAGRPIKKLPTLRGRTVVNLFFEDSTRTRISFEAAAKRLSADVINFSAKGSSVAKGESLKDTALTLEAMGADAVVIRHHSSGAPHRLANSGWINSSVVNAGDGTHEHPTQALLDAFTMRRHLSGPGRDLAGRRITIVGDILHGRVARSNVLLLNTLGAEVTLVAPPTLLPIGVETWPCEISYDLDSVLAKSDAVMMLRVQRERMNAAFFPTEREYARRYGLDGTRMAALPEHAIVMHPGPMNRGMEITAEVADSPRCTAVEQVANGVSTRMAVLYLLLGGSEPAITTSRTSRTEESK, encoded by the coding sequence ATGAAGCGCCACCTCATCTCGGCTGCGGACCTCACCCGCGACGACGCCATCCTGGTCCTCGACACCGCCGAGGAAATGGCCCGCGTCGCCGGCCGGCCGATCAAGAAACTGCCGACCCTGCGCGGCCGGACCGTCGTCAACCTCTTCTTCGAGGACTCGACCCGCACCCGCATCTCGTTCGAGGCCGCCGCCAAGCGGCTGTCCGCCGACGTCATCAACTTCTCCGCCAAGGGATCCTCGGTCGCCAAGGGGGAGTCCCTCAAGGACACCGCCCTGACCCTGGAGGCCATGGGCGCCGACGCCGTCGTCATCCGCCACCACTCCTCCGGCGCCCCGCACCGCCTCGCCAACTCCGGCTGGATCAACAGCTCGGTGGTCAACGCGGGCGACGGCACCCACGAGCACCCCACCCAGGCGCTGCTGGACGCCTTCACGATGCGCCGCCACCTGTCCGGCCCGGGCCGCGACCTGGCCGGCCGCCGGATCACGATCGTCGGCGACATCCTGCACGGCCGGGTCGCCCGCTCCAACGTCCTGCTGCTGAACACCCTGGGCGCCGAGGTCACCCTGGTGGCCCCGCCCACGCTGCTGCCCATCGGCGTCGAGACCTGGCCCTGCGAGATCTCGTACGACCTGGACAGCGTGCTGGCCAAGTCCGACGCCGTGATGATGCTCCGCGTCCAGCGCGAGCGCATGAACGCCGCCTTCTTCCCCACCGAGCGCGAGTACGCCCGCCGCTACGGCCTGGACGGCACGCGCATGGCGGCTCTGCCCGAGCACGCCATCGTCATGCACCCCGGCCCGATGAACCGCGGCATGGAGATCACCGCCGAGGTGGCCGACTCCCCGCGCTGCACGGCCGTCGAGCAGGTCGCCAACGGCGTGAGCACGCGCATGGCGGTGCTGTACCTGCTGCTGGGCGGCAGCGAGCCGGCCATCACCACTTCCCGCACTTCCCGCACCGAGGAGAGCAAGTGA
- the efp gene encoding elongation factor P yields the protein MASTNDLKNGLVLKLDGGQLWSVVEFQHVKPGKGPAFVRTKLKHVLSGKVVDKTFNAGVKVETANVDKRGMQFSYKDGTDFVFMDMDTYDQVYITPEVVGDNANYLLEGFEAVVAMYEGAPLYIELPAAVELVIEYTEPGVQGDRSTGGSKPARLETGYEIGVPLFITTGEKVKVDTRTGDYLGRVNN from the coding sequence GTGGCATCCACGAACGACCTCAAGAACGGCCTCGTGCTCAAGCTCGACGGGGGCCAGCTCTGGTCCGTAGTCGAGTTCCAGCACGTCAAGCCCGGCAAGGGCCCCGCCTTCGTCCGTACGAAGCTGAAGCACGTGCTTTCCGGCAAGGTCGTCGACAAGACCTTCAACGCCGGCGTGAAGGTCGAGACGGCCAACGTCGACAAGCGCGGCATGCAGTTCTCCTACAAGGACGGCACCGACTTCGTGTTCATGGACATGGACACCTACGACCAGGTCTACATCACCCCCGAGGTGGTCGGCGACAACGCCAACTACCTCCTGGAGGGCTTCGAGGCCGTCGTCGCGATGTACGAGGGCGCGCCCCTGTACATCGAGCTGCCGGCCGCCGTGGAGCTCGTCATCGAGTACACCGAGCCCGGCGTCCAGGGCGACCGCTCCACCGGCGGCTCCAAGCCCGCGCGCCTGGAGACCGGTTACGAGATCGGCGTCCCGCTGTTCATCACCACGGGTGAAAAGGTCAAGGTCGACACCCGCACGGGTGACTACCTCGGCCGGGTGAACAACTAA
- the carA gene encoding glutamine-hydrolyzing carbamoyl-phosphate synthase small subunit has translation MTTSTKGARTPAVLVLEDGRSFRGRAYGAVGETFGEAVFSTGMTGYQETLTDPSYHRQVVVMTAPHVGNTGVNDEDPESSRIWVAGYVVRDPARVPSNWRSVRTLDEELVKQGVVGISGIDTRALTRHLRERGAMRVGIFSGEAVADEASLLERVRQSPQMKGANLSAEVATSETYVVPAIGEKRFTVAAIDLGIKGMTPHRMAERGIEVHVLPATATVDDVYAVRPDGVFLSNGPGDPATADLTTVKGVLERRTPLFGICFGNQLLGRALGFGTYKLKYGHRGINQPVQDRTTGKVEVTAHNHGFAVDAPLDTVSDTPYGRAEVSHVCLNDNVVEGLQLLDQPAFSVQYHPEAAAGPHDAAYLFDRFVELMRDEQDKQSVTLMEGQRA, from the coding sequence ATGACGACCTCCACCAAGGGGGCCAGGACCCCCGCCGTACTCGTCCTGGAGGACGGCCGCAGCTTCCGCGGCCGCGCTTACGGGGCCGTGGGGGAGACCTTCGGCGAAGCGGTGTTCTCCACCGGCATGACCGGCTACCAGGAGACCCTGACCGACCCGTCCTACCACCGCCAGGTGGTCGTCATGACGGCCCCGCACGTCGGCAACACCGGCGTCAACGACGAGGACCCGGAGTCGTCCCGCATCTGGGTCGCCGGGTACGTCGTGCGCGACCCCGCGCGCGTGCCGTCCAACTGGCGCTCGGTGCGCACGCTGGACGAGGAGCTCGTCAAGCAGGGCGTCGTCGGCATCAGCGGCATCGACACCCGCGCGCTCACCCGCCACCTGCGCGAGCGGGGCGCCATGCGCGTGGGCATCTTCTCCGGCGAGGCCGTCGCGGACGAGGCGAGCCTGCTGGAGCGCGTACGGCAGTCCCCGCAGATGAAGGGCGCGAACCTTTCGGCGGAGGTCGCCACAAGCGAGACGTATGTCGTCCCGGCCATCGGCGAGAAGCGCTTCACCGTCGCCGCCATCGACCTCGGCATCAAGGGCATGACCCCGCACCGCATGGCCGAGCGCGGCATCGAGGTGCACGTCCTGCCCGCCACCGCCACCGTGGACGACGTCTACGCGGTCCGGCCGGACGGCGTCTTCCTGTCCAACGGCCCCGGCGACCCGGCGACGGCCGACCTCACGACCGTGAAGGGCGTCCTGGAGCGCAGGACCCCGCTGTTCGGGATCTGCTTCGGCAACCAGCTGCTCGGCCGGGCGCTCGGCTTCGGCACGTACAAGCTGAAGTACGGCCACCGGGGCATCAACCAGCCCGTCCAGGACCGCACCACCGGCAAGGTCGAGGTCACCGCGCACAACCACGGCTTCGCCGTGGACGCGCCGCTCGACACGGTCTCCGACACCCCCTACGGCCGCGCCGAGGTCTCCCACGTCTGCCTCAACGACAACGTGGTGGAAGGCCTCCAGCTGCTCGACCAGCCGGCCTTCAGCGTCCAGTACCACCCCGAGGCGGCGGCGGGCCCGCATGACGCGGCCTACCTGTTCGACCGTTTCGTCGAGCTCATGCGAGACGAACAAGACAAGCAGAGCGTGACTCTCATGGAGGGCCAGCGTGCCTAA
- the bldD gene encoding transcriptional regulator BldD, whose translation MSSDYAKQLGAKLRAIRTQQGLSLHGVEEKSQGRWKAVVVGSYERGDRAVTVQRLAELADFYGVPVQELLPGSAPGGAAEPPPKLVLDLERLSQVPSDKAGPLQRYAATIQSQRGDYNGKVLSIRQDDLRTLAVIYDQSPSVLTDQLISWGVLDADARRAVQHDEG comes from the coding sequence ATGTCCAGCGATTACGCCAAGCAGCTCGGAGCCAAGCTCCGCGCCATCCGCACACAGCAGGGACTCTCCCTCCATGGCGTCGAGGAGAAGTCCCAGGGCCGCTGGAAGGCTGTGGTGGTCGGCTCGTACGAGCGCGGCGACCGCGCCGTGACCGTACAGCGCCTTGCCGAGCTCGCCGACTTCTACGGCGTCCCGGTGCAGGAGCTCCTGCCCGGCTCCGCGCCCGGTGGCGCGGCCGAGCCGCCGCCGAAGCTCGTCCTCGACCTTGAGCGGCTCTCCCAGGTGCCGTCCGACAAGGCCGGCCCGCTGCAGCGCTACGCCGCCACCATCCAGAGCCAGCGCGGCGACTACAACGGCAAGGTGCTCTCGATCCGCCAGGACGACCTGCGCACCCTCGCTGTGATCTACGACCAGTCGCCGTCCGTCCTGACCGACCAGCTCATCAGCTGGGGCGTCCTGGACGCGGACGCACGGCGCGCGGTCCAGCACGACGAGGGCTGA